The genomic interval GACCCGGCGTCGGAGGGGTCGGGTGGCCGCCACTCGTAGAACCCGTCGGCGAGGATCAGGCAGCGTCGCTGCGCGAAGCCGTCGCGGAAGGCGGGCTTGTCGGCGACGCTCTCGGCCCGCGCGTTGATCATCCGGGCGCCGATCTTCGGGTCCTTGGCCCAGAACGGGACGAGCCCCCAGCGCAGCACGGAGCTGCGCGGGGTGCCCTCGCGGTCGGTGGTCACGGCGACGACGTCGTCGGTCGGCGCCACGTTGAAGCGCCGACGGATCTCGATGTCGCTCGCGACCGCGAAGCGCTCCCACAGGAGCGCCGGGTTGGTCGCGGCGAGCGTGTAGCGCCCGCACACGGTCGGCGGGGCGCTACCCGTTGCCGGCGGCCCGGGCCGCCAGCGCCTTCTTCTGCCGCTTGCGGCCGAAGAACGTCAGCCCGCCGAGGATCAGGGCGATGATCACGAGGCCGAGGAAGAACGCCCCGGCGGTCGAGATGCCGCCGAACGCGAGGCCGACGAGCTTGGCGAGCAGGAAGCCGATCGTCAGCAGCACGACGACGAGCAGGATCAGCAGGAAGATCCCGCGGATCCGGGCGCTGCGCGGGGCGCCGGGGGGCGGGGCGAGCAGGCCGGCGATGCGCAGCAGGAAGAGCTGGCGGCTGGACGGCGCCTGCTGGCCGAGCTTCTCCATCGCGGCCTTGAGGTCGTCGGGGCGGCGCTCGGCCATCGCGATCGACGCGTCGGCCATCCGGCGCAGCTGCATGCGCTCCTGGGGGCGCGCGGCGGCGACGGCCTTGCGGAAGTACTCGCGGGCGGCGACCGGGTCGTAGCGCTCGGCGGCGCGGGCGCCGAGGATCGCGAGCGCGGCGGAGCGGTACTTCTGCTCGCGCAGCAGCTCGTCGTCCGTCTTGGACTCGAGCGCCTGCATCTGGGCGATGGGGCTCTTCTGCTCCATGCGGACCTGTCGCTGCTTGGCCATGGACCGCAATCTACACTTGCGCGCCCATGACGCTCCCGCGCTCCGTCCTCGCCCTGCTCGCCGCGCTGCTGACGCTGGCGGTGGCCGTCCCGGCCGCGTCCGGGCAGTCCAACCCGTTCACGCCGCCGGCGCCGCTGGTGGCGCCCGAGGAGGTGACGCCCGTGCCCGCCCCGGTCCCGGAGGACGACGACGGGCTCGAGACGTGGCAGCAGGCGCTGATCTTCCTGGGCGGCTTCGCGCTCCTGGCGGGGATCGCGGTGGCGATCGTGGTCGACGCGCGGCGTCGTCGTCCGGTCACCGAGGAGGAGCTGCGGCCGAGCCGGGCGGCGCAGGGGGATGCCGAGCACCGGCGCGCGGAGCACCGCAAGCGCAAGGGCAAGCAGAAGACGCAGCGCGCGGCACGGAAGAAGAACCGGCCGAAGCGGAAGTAGGTGCGCAGTCAACGGTTGAAGTCCTCAACTGTTTCTGCCATGATGCGGGGCCACGATGCCCCGACCCTTCCCCGAGCCCAAAGGTCCCCCCGCCGTCGATCGATACGGGGCGCCCGTGCGGCCGGATCGCGGGGAGCTGCGCCGGATCGCCGCGCTGTTCCGCCCGTACCGCGCGCGGCTGGCCACGGTCCTCGGGCTGATCACCGTCTCCGCGGGCCTGGGGATGGTCTCGCCGTTCCTGCTGCGCGAGATCCTCGACCAGGCGATCCCCGAGGCGGACACGACGCTGCTCACCTGGCTCGTGGTCGGCATGGTCGTCATCGCGATCGTCACCGGGGCGCTGGGCGTCGCGCAGACCTGGCTGTCCAACGTCGTCGGCCAGCGGGTCATGCACGACCTCCGCGCCGCGGTCTACCGGCACCTGCAGCGGCTGTCGCTGGCGTTCTTCACCCGGACCCGCACCGGCGAGGTGCAGTCGCGCATCGCCAACGACATCGGCGGCGTGCAGAACGTCGTAACGAACACGGCGACCTCGCTGGTGTCGAACGTGACCACGGTGCTCGCGGTCACCGTCGCGATGATCCTGCTCGACTGGCGCCTGGCCGCGTTCAGCTTCGTGCTCCTGCCGTTCTTCGTCTGGCTGACCCGCCGCGTCGGCCAGGAGCGCAAGCGGATCACCGCGGTGCGCCAGGGCCGGATGGCGGACATGAGCTCGCTCGTGGAGGAGTCGCTGAGCGTCAGCGGCATCCTGCTCGGCAAGACGATGGGCCGCGGCCCCGAGCTGGCGCAGCGCTTCGAGCGCGAGTCCGCCGAGCTCGCCGACCTCGAGGTCCGCGCCCGGATGGCTGGCCGCTGGCGCATGGCCAGCGTGCAGATGAGCTTCGCGATCATGCCGGCGCTCGTCTACTGGTTCGCCGGGCAGTCGCTGGCGTCCGGCTCGGCGACGATCTCGATCGGCACGCTCGTCGCGTTCACGCAGTTGCAGACGCGGCTGTTCTTTCCGATCCAGTCGCTGCTGTCCGTCGCCGTGGACGTCCAGAGCTCCCTGGCCCTCTTCCACCGCATCTTCGAGTACCTCGACCTGCGGGTCGACATCGAGGAGGCCGACGAGCCGGTCGACCTCGGGGCCGACGGGCGGCGCGTCACCGGCCACGTCACGTTCGAAGACGTGCGGTTCGCCTACGACGAGGACGCCGCACCCACGATCGACGGCGTCAGCATCGACGTGCCGGCAGGCACGACGCTCGCGATCGTGGGGGAGACCGGCTCCGGCAAGACGACGCTCGGCTACCTGGTGGCGCGGCTCTACGACGCCGAGGCCGGGCGCGTGACGATCGACGGCGTCGACGTGCGCGACCTGAGCTTCGCGTCGCTGGCCCGCACGGTCGGGATCGTCTCGCAGGAGACGTACCTGTTCCACGCGTCGATCGCCGACAACCTCCGCTTCGCGAACCCGGACGCCACCGACGAGGACCTGCGCGAGGCCGCGGCCGCCGCGCGGATCCTCGAGCTGATCGACTCGCTGCCCGACGGCTTCGACACCGTCGTGGGCGAGCGCGGCTACCGGTTCTCCGGGGGCGAGAAGCAGCGCATCGCGATCGCCCGCACGATCCTGCGCAACCCGCCCGTGCTCGTGCTCGACGAGGCCACCAGCGCGCTGGACAGCCAGACCGAGCGGCTCGTGCAGGAGGCGCTCGACCGGCTGGCCGAGGGTCGCACGACCATCGCGATCGCGCATAGGCTCTCGACCGTGCGCGACGCCGACCAGATCGCCGTGCTCGACCGGGGACGCCTGGCCGAGCTCGGGACCCACGAGGAGCTGCTCGCCACGGGCGGCCGCTACGCCGCGCTCGCCGCCCGTGCCGGGACGGCCGACGGCGCGGTGGTCGCGTGATCGGCCTGCGCGCGCTGCGCGTCGCCGGCACCACCGCCCCCTGGACCGCGCTCGGGTTCTCCGTCCGCCCCGAGCCGCTCGTGCCGGGACTCGACATCGGGACGACCTCGCTGGACCTCGAGCCCGCGGCCGCGGGCATCATCGGCTGGACGCTCGTCGGGGAGGGCCCGGCGCAGCTCGACGGGCTCCGCACGACCTGGATCGACGATCCCGGCCCGCTGCGCGCCACGCTGCACCCCAACGGCGCGACCCGCCTGGACCACGTCGTCGTCATGACCCCCTCGCTGCAGCGCACCACCGGCGCGCTCGGCGACGCGGGGCTCGAGCTGCGCCGCACGCGCGACGCCGGCACGCCGGACCGGCCGCTGCAGCAGGGCTTCTACCGGCTCGGGGAGGTCATCCTCGAGGTCGTCGGCGACGTGCCGCCCGAGGGGCCCGCGCGGTTCTGGGGCCTGGTCGCCGTGGTGCCCGACGTGGACGCCCTCGCGGGACAGCTCGGCCCGCGGCTGGTCGGCACGCCGAAGGACGCCGTGCAGCCCGGGCGGCGCATCCTGACGGTGCGCCGGGAGGCCGGCCTGCCGGTGCCGTTCGCCTTCCTCACGCCCGACCCGCGGCGCGGCTGACCGGCGCGTCGCAGGGCCGTGTGCGGTCCCTGCCGGTGCAAGAGATCCTGCAAAACGGGCGATTCGCCGCTGCTAGGTTCGCCGCGGCGCCGGGCTTGCCGCGGCGCCGACCGCCGCATGATCCCCGCCGCCGCCAGCCATCGGTCCGCCCGTCGCGGACACGCCCTCGCCCTGCTGCTCGCCGTCCTCGCCGCGTCCGCGGTGGGGTCGCCGGCCGTGCAGGCCAAGCCCCTGGAGAAGGGGGACCGCGGGGATCGGGTGGAGAAGCTGCAGCAGATGCTCGGGCTGCCTGCCGACGGCGTCTTCGGACCCGGCACCCTGCGGGCGGTCAAGCGCTTCCAGCGCCGTCACCGCATCACCGCCGACGGGATCGTCGGCGCGGGCACGTGGCGGATGCTGCGCCGCGCCCGTGACGCCCGTCGCTCCCGCAGCCGCGCCCGGGCCCGCGCGAGCGCCGGCGCCGGACAGGGCGTGTCGCGCAGCCGCAGCCGGGCCACGCGGATCCTGCAGCGGCGCCTGGGCATCACCGCCGACGGGGTCTTCGGGCCCGGGACCGAGCGGGCGGTCAAGCGGTTCCAGCGCCGGCGCGGGCTGACCGCGGACGGGGTCGTCGGTCCGGGCACCTGGCACGCGCTCGGCGTCCGGGGGCGTCCGGTCCTCAAGCGCAGCCGCCGCGGCCGCGCGGCGGGCCGTCCCGGGGTGCCGGTCGCCGTCCTGCGCGCGATCGCGGCCGCGAACCGCATCGCCCGCTACCCGTACCGCTACGGCGGCGGGCACCGCAGCTTCACCGACAGCGCCTACGACTGCTCGGGCTCGGTCTCCTACGTGCTGCGCGGCGCGGGCCGCCTGCGGGCGCCGCTGGACTCGAGCGCGCTGATGTCCTACGGCTCGCCCGGGCCGGGGCGCTACATCACGATCTACGCGAACCCGGGACACACGTTCATGGTGATCCGCGGCCGCCGCTACGACACGACCGGGCGCTGGCAGACCGGGTCGCGCTGGCAGCCGGAGATGCGTCCCACGGGCGGCTACGTCGTCCGACACCCCCCGGGCCTGTAGCCGATGGCCGCGGCGAAGCGCCCTGTGCAGGGCATTTCGTCGCGATTTCGGCCGTGAACCAGTACGTTTGTCCCGGTCCCCGGGGGTTGGGGGCGACTCACACGAAGGGGCAACCATGAAGGACGCAACGGGCGGTAGGGCGCTCGACGGCGCGATCAGCGTCGTGGTGACGGACGACCACAAAGTGGTGCGTGAGGGGCTGCGCAGCTTCCTCGGCGCGGTCGGGGGATTCGACGTCGTCGGCGAGGCGTCGGACGGGGACGAGGCGGTGTCGCTGGTCGACGCGCTCGCCGCGGCCGGCAACGCGCCGCACGTGGTTCTGATGGACCTGCTGATGAGCCCGGGGGACGGGATCACCGCGACGCGGGCGATCAAGGAGCGTCACCGGGACATCGACGTGATCGCGATGACGTCGTTCGTCGACGAGTCGAAGGTCGTGGAGGCGCTCGACGCGGGCGCCACCGGGTACCTGCTGAAGGACGCGGAGGCCGACGAGGTCGCGGAGGCGATCCGGGCGGCGCGGCGCGGCGAGATCCACATCGATCCGGCGATGGCGAAGGTCCTGATGGGCAAGCTCCGCGAGCCGGAGGCGCCGAAGCCGCTGGACCAGCTCACCGACCGAGAGCGCGAGGTCCTCGCGCTCGTCGCGCGGGGCTTCGCGAACAAGCAGATCGCTGCGGACCTGGACATCAGCGAGCGGACGGCGCGCACGCACGTGAGCAACATCCTCGCGAAGCTCGACCTGCACTCGCGCACGCAGGCGGCGCTGTTCGCGGTGCGGGCCGGGTTGGTCGAGGTCTAGGCGCTTGGCCGGCGCGACACCTGAAGCTCCCGGTGTCGCGCGGTCCGGGACCACCGCGGGCCGGCGGGCGGCGATCGACCGCGTCGAGGCGCTCGGCTTCAGCCTGACCGCGCTGCACGCGGCGCTGCTGGTCGTCGGTAGCGCCGTGCCGGGCTGGGGCTGGGTGCTGGTGGCGGCGCTGGTCGCCGTCACGGCGCCGTCGCTGGCGGGGGCGTGGATCGTCGACTGGCCGCTGCGCGTCGTGCTGCTGCTGGCGTGCTCGACGCTCGTCGTGCTGGCGGGCGACGAGGACGCGCAGGCGGCATGGACGTGGATGACGCTCGCGGTCGCGGTACCCGCGTTCCACGGCCGCCCGCCGCTGGCGAGCCTCTACGTGGCGCTGATCACGGCGACGACCACGACGGTCCTGGCGGCGGCGTCCGCGCCGTGGTCCGTGGCCGCGCCCGCCGCGGCCGCGGTCCTGCTCGTCGGGGCGCTGGCGACCGGTCTGGCCGACGGCCTGCGCGCCGCGGAGGGGGCGTCCGCGGTCCTGCAGTCGCGTGAGCGCCGGTTCGGTGCGCTGCTGCGCGACGCGGCCGAGGTGATCGTGCTGGTGGGCCCGGACCGCGAGGTGCAGTTCGTCAGCCCGGCGCTCGGCCGGGTGCTCGGCCACGCGGACACGACGGGCATGGGGGACGACTGGCTGGGGCTCGTGCATCCCGACGACCGTGCGACGGTGCTGCAGCTCGCCCGGCGCGTCCGGGCGATGCCGGGCACGCCGGTGAGCGCGGAGCTGCGCGCGCGGCACGCCGACGGCCGGCACGTCTGGATCCACCTGCGGGTCGTCGACCTGACCGCGAACCCGGACGTGGGCGGGATCGTCCTCTCGTTCCACGACATCAGCGACCAGAAGGACGCCGCCAGCGAGGAGCGGCTGCGGATCTCCCGCGACCTGCACGACTCGGTCTCGCAGGCGCTGTTCTCGATGACGCTGCAGTCCCGTGCCGCGCAGCTGCAACTGGAGCGCGCCGGGCTCGACCCGCAGTCCCCTGCGCGCCGGACGGTGACCGACGTCGCGGATCTCGCGCGCGGCGCCCTGGCCGAGATCCGGGCGTTGATCTTCGAGCTGCGCCCGCGCGCCCTGGTGGAGGAGGGGTTCGTCAGCGCGGTGCGCAAGCACGCCGCCGCGGTGGGCTCCCGCCATCGCGTGGCGGTGGTCGTCGAGGCGCCCGCCGAGCGGATCCCGGTGGGGGAGGCGGTGGAGGAGCACCTCTTCCGCGTCATCCAGGAGGCGGTGGGCAACGCGGCCCGTCATGCGCACGCGGAGCGGATCACGGTCGACATCGCGACGGCGGGCGAGCCGCCGTGGGTCACGGTGACGGTGCAGGACGACGGGCGCGGGTTCGACCCAGCCGCCCGCTTCGACGGGCACTTCGGGCTGGAGACGATGCGCGAGCGGGTCGCCGTGCTGGGCGGTCAGCTGCGGATCGACAGCGCGCCAGGTGCGGGCACGACGGTCGCGGTGGCGATCCCGGCGGAGACGGGCGGCGCGCTCGTCACCCCGGCCCGCGGCAGCGCCTGAGCGGCGCCGCGGCGCCGTGGGATCAGGCGTCCAGGACGCCGCGCGCGACGGCGAACGCGGCCCCGGAGAGCTCGAGCTCGGGGTGGTCGAGCGCCCACTGCAGCGCCTGGCGGGCGACGTCGCGCGGGTCGCGCGCGCTCCAGAACGCGGGCGGACCGCCGGCCGGGTCGGGCTCGCGCACCCCGCCGAGCCGGACGACCTCGCCGAGCAGCGCCATCGCCTCCTGCTCCTCGTCCAGGCGTCGCGCCATGAGCTCCTCGACGTTGAGGGCGGACACGCGCACGCCCTCCGGGCCGAGGTCCTCGACGAGCACGAGCGGCAGGTGCACGGGCGCGAGCCCGATCAGGTCCCGGCTGGCGGCGACCGCGTCGGTGCGTCCGCCGAGACGGTTGAGCAGCGCGACGAGCGCGGTGGTCGAGGCGACGCTCACCGGTCGCTCCCGGGCGTGCGGCATCCCGCACCGGGACGGGTCGCATCGGGCATGGACGGGACGGGCGCGGCGCTCACCGCACCGAGTCTAGGCGCAGCGGGCCGCCCCTCGGGGCTCCCGGGCGCCCCGGCGCGCCTGGCGCACCGGGGCCGTGGGACTCAGGTCCGCCGGCGGGGGGCCTTGGCCGAGCGCGCGGGCTTGACGGTCACGCGACCGCTCGCGGCCCGCCGGCCGGCGAGGCTCGCCGTGACCGTGACGGGCAGCTTGTGGAAGCGGCCCAGCAGCTGCCGCGAGCGCTTGCTGAGCTTCAGCGTCACCACGGTGCTGCGGCCGGGCTGCAGCGTCCGGGTCGCGCGGGCGACGGTGACCGTGACGGTGCGGACCTTCGGGCGGGCGCGCAGACCGATCACCGTGTCGCCGCGGCGACGCTCACGCGTGGTGGCCTTCAGCGCCACCTTGCAGGTCCGTCCCGCTGCCGCGCTGCACCGCAGGGTCACGCGGACGGTCTTCGGGGTGGTGGAGAGCCGCACGAGTCCGAGCCGGGTCGGGACGACCACGGGCGCAGGCGTGGGCGTGGGCCCGCCGTCGTTGGCGGGCGGCCCCACCGGGGTGACGGGCGTGGGCGTGAGCGTCGTGAAGGTCCGGACCGGTCCGCGGAAGGTGTCGGCGGGGTCGGACCCGGAGGCGGGCCGCTCGATCCGGACCTGCGCGTAGTGGACGGTCCCGGGCGCGAGGCCGGTCAGCGTCGCGAAGAGGGCGGGCGAGACGACCGACCCGGCTGCGACCGTGGCGGACTCACCGACCGGGGAGAGCGCATCCGGGCTGGTGCCGACGTAGAGCCGGGCGGTCCCGGCGCGTTCGTCGGTGGCGCTGCCGGTGAGCGTCGCGCCGGAGGTCGTGACGGCCGTCGCGGCGACGTCGGCGTCCTGCAGCCGTTCGACGGCGCCGAGATCGCAGGCAGTGCCCTGCGGGCGCATGGCGCCGCGTCGGTCGAGGCCTCCGCAGGCCGGGTCCGTCTCCGGCACCACGTCGAGGGCGGGGCTCCCCGGCGCGGGGCGCAGCAGCGGCACCGGGTCGGCGGTCGCCGGGATCAGGGGATCGGTGGAGATCGGCGCCCCGCACGACGCCGGGAAGCTCAGGCTCGGACCGTCGAGGCCGACGGGGACGGGGCCATCGCAGTTCGCGGCGCCGTTGGAGGAGGCGAGGACCGCGCGGAGCGTGGCGCTGCCGCCGGCGGGAACGTGGATGCCGGAGCCGACGGTCGTGGAGCCGGGCCGGTGGTTGTACGCCACGGTCGTGCCGTCGAGCGTCAGGGTGCCGGCCGCGTACGCGCCGTCGCCCAGGCCGGCGGGCCGCGCGGGAACCTGGCCGGCCGCCGGGACGACGTCGACCCCGCGGTTCTCGGTGATGGTGCTGTCGCTGACCGCCATCGTGCCGCCGGGCTGCGGCGCCAGGCCGCCGCCGTGCCCCGCCGGACCGTCGTCGCCGCGCGCGCCGCCGGCGCCGGCGGCGCCGCCCTGCTGGGTGGAGTTGCGGGTGATGTCGGTCCGGGCGACGGTCGTGGTCGTGCCGCCCGCGGTGGCGATGCCGCCACCCATCCCGCCCGCGCCGCCGTTGCCGCCGTCGATCGTCGCGGTCGTGTCGGCGGTCGAGCCGGCGCCCCCTGCGCCGGCACGGTTGGTCGCGATCGTGCTGTCGGTCACGGTGGTCGTCCCGGTTCCCGCCGCGTCGTAGAGCCCACCGCCGGAGCCGCCGGCACCCCCGTCACGGGTGTTGGTGTCCATCTGGCAGCGACCGCCGGAGCCGCCGCCGCCCGCGGTGTTGCCGCGCAGGATGGAGGTCTCGATCGTGGTCATGGCGCCGGGCGCGGCGAAGATCCCACCGCCGTCCCCGCCCGCCCCACCGGTCCCCGACGAGAGATCCGAGGCCTGGCTGCCACCGCCACGTCCGGCCTGGTTGCCCTCGATCGTCGTGCCGTTGCGGGTGACGAGGGTCCCGAGGTTGGCGACGCCACCGCCGTCCCCGCCCTCGCCGCTCAGACCTCCCGTCCCGGCAATGTCGCGCAGGCCGCTGGCGCCGTCGCCGGCGTTGTTGCCGCTGACGATGGCCGCGTCGAGGGTGAGCGATCCGGTGTTGTAGATGCCGCCGCCGTCACCACCGCGGCCGCCGAGCGAGCCGCCGGTCGGACCGTAGACGGGGTCACCGGGCGCGGACGCCAGCCGGTAGCCGTCGCCACCGGTGCCGGCGCGACCGCCTTCGACGCGCGTGTCGGCGAGCGTGAGCGTCCCCGCGTTGCGGATCACGCCGCCGTTGCCGCCGGCCTGCCCGGTGGGCGCCTGGGCGGTGCCGGCGGCGCCGCGGGGCAGGACGCCGTTGACGAGCCGCAGGGACTCCACGCGGACCGTGCCGCCCTGGACGTCGAGCACGCGACCGCCGCCGTTGGCGTCGATCGTCGTGGTGCCGGCCGCTGCGCCGCGGATCGTCACCTCGCCGGCGGTGACGACGAGGTCGCTGGTGCCGCCGCCGGTCGCGGCCGCGAGAGCGTAGGTGCCGGCCGAGACGACGACGGTGTTCGCGCCGGGGGTGGCGCCCGGGCAGTCGGCCGCGGCGGACGCGGGGGCCTGCGCTGCGGCGATCGCCTCGCGCAGCGAGCAGCCCGCGGTGGCCGGATCGTCGTCGGCGTGGTCGACGGTGATGGTGCCGGCGAGGGCGCTGGAGGGCGCGAGGGCGCCCGCGAGCAGGCAGGCGGCGAGAAGCGCCCGGGGGCGCGGGGTCTGGACCATGGCCGGATGTTCTACTGCGAAGTGCGACGGCGCGTCGCGTGACCGAAGTCAGACGCGGGCCGCCCGCGGCGCGTGCCCGTCTACGCGGGCACGGCGGCGGAGTCGGCCGCGGGCGGCATCTGCGGGGCGGGGGGCCGACGCAGGAAGACGGCGACGGCGATCGCCAGGACGGTGAGGCCGACGCCGTAGGTCAGCGCGCGCTGGATGCCCTCCGACAGCGCGTCGGGGTTGGCGGTCCCGGCGTCGGAGACGGCGGTCGCCCGGCGGGTCATCACGGTGATGAAGATCGCGGTGCCCGCGGCACCGGCGACCTGCTGCATGGTGCTGACGATCGCGCTGCCGTGCGAGTAGAGCTGCGGCGGGACGGCGCCGAGCGCGGTGGTCAGCAGGGGGGTGAACATCATCGCCAGGCCGGCGCTGAGCACGACGTGGGCGAGCACGACGACGGCGAGCGAGGAGCCCTCGTCCAGGGTGGTCATGATCAGCAGCGAGGCGCTGACGACGACGGCGGCGGGGATGACGAGCGGCCGCGGGCCGACACGGTCGTACAGGCGTCCGACGACGGGGGAGAGGAGGCCCATGACCAGGCCGCCGGGCAGGAGCAGCAGGCCGGTCGTGAGCGTGGAGACCTCCTGCACGTCCTGGAGGTACATCGGCAGCAAGATGATGGCGCCGAACAGCGCCATCATGCTCACGGCCATCAGCGCGGTCGCGACCGAGAAGATCGGGTTGGTGAAGCAGCGGATGTCCAGCAGCGCCCGCTCGCGCAGCGCCAGCTGCCGCATCCCGAAGCCGAGCAGGCCGACGACGCCGACGGTGATCGGGATCCACGGGGCCAGCAGCGTCTCGCCCTGCGCCTGCTCGCCGATGCTCGAGAGCCCGTAGACGATCCCGCTGAAGCCCAGTGCGGACAGGCCGACCGACACGGCGTCGATGCGCATGACGCGCGGCTCGGTGACGTTCTCCACCCAGCGCGCGCCGAGGGCGAGCGACAGGAGCGAGATGGGCAGGACGATCCAGAACATCCAGCGCCAGTCCAGGCCGCTGAGGACGAGGCCGGAGATCGTCGGGCCGATCGCGGGGGCGACGGAGATGACGATCGAGACCGTGCCCATCATCGCGCCGCGCCGGGCCTCCGGCACGAGGTTGAGGATCGTGGTCATCAGCAGCGGCATCATCAGCGCGGTGCCGATCGCCTGGATGATCCGTCCGACCAGCAGGACGACGAATCCGGGGGCGAGGGCGGCGACCAGGGTGCCGGTGCTGAAGGCGATCATCGAGCCGAGGAACACCGTGCGCACGTGGAACCGCTGCAGGAGGAAGCCGGTGACCGGGATGACGACGGCCATGGTCAGGAGGAACGCGGTCGTCAGCCACTGCGCCGTGGTGGCGGGGATGTCGAGGTCGTCCATGAGCCGCGGGAGCGCGACGCTCATGATCGTCTCGTTGAGGATCACGACGAACGTCGAGGCGACGAGCAGCGCGATGAGGCGCTTGTGCCCGGCGGGCAGCTCGGGGGCGTCGGTGGGGGCTGTGGCGGCGGAGGGACTCATAACGCTGCGCGCCATGATGGCACACTGTGCCAAGTAGGCAGGGGCTGCGGTACGATCCCCGGGATGGCCGCCGTCGACTCCCTCGACCTCCGCGAGCGTCGGCGCCTGCAGACGACGCGGGAGATCAGCGACGCGGCGCTGGGTCTGTTCGAGTCGGTCGGCGTCGACGGCACGCGCATCGAGGACATCGCGCGCGAGGCCGGCATCTCGCCCCGCACGTTCTTCCGCTACTTCCCGACGAAGGAGCGCGCGGCGTTCTGCTCGGATCCGGAGGTCGAGCAGCTCGTCGACGGGATGGCGGCGACGCTGGACCCGGGCACGCCGCTGCTGCCACAGGTCGAGGCGATCTACGCGGCCGCGATGGCCGCCTACGACAACGGGCGCAGCCCGGGGGGACGGCGGGTCCTGCGGATGTGGCGGCTGGTCGATCGCGAGCCGACGCTCCGCGCCGCGGGCGTGGCCTACGAGGAGGAGCGGGCGCGGGCGCTCGCCGCCCGGCTGCGCGAGGCGCTGGGGACGGACGAGCGCGACCTGCGGCCCGAGCTCGTCGTCGAGGTGGTCGGCGCGAGCGCGCGGGTCGCGTTCCGCCGCTGGGCGGTCCTGCACGAGGCCGGCCGCGAGGCGGACCTCGTCACGCTCTACGAGGAGGCACGGGACCTGCTGCGCTCCCTCCCGGGAACTCCACCAGGCGCATAACATGAACGTTGTGTATGTTCATGTTGTTGCGCGGTGATCAGCGCCGCGCCCGACCCAGGGGAGACCTCGCCATGAGCACCACCCGCCTCGCCCTCGGCGCGACCCGCGCCCTCGTCGGCCTTGCCGCCTGGACCGCCCCGGACCAGACCGTGACCGTCTTCGGCATCGACCGCGAGCGCCACGACCGCTTCGTCAGCCGACTCTTCGGCGCCCGGGACTTCGCGCTCGGCGCGTCGGTCCTGGCGGCCGATCCGCAGCACCTACGTGCCGCCACGACCGTCGGGGTCCTCGTGGACTCCGTCGACGCGATCGCGGGCTTCGACGAGTACCGCCGCGGCACGCTCT from Paraconexibacter algicola carries:
- a CDS encoding response regulator, which gives rise to MKDATGGRALDGAISVVVTDDHKVVREGLRSFLGAVGGFDVVGEASDGDEAVSLVDALAAAGNAPHVVLMDLLMSPGDGITATRAIKERHRDIDVIAMTSFVDESKVVEALDAGATGYLLKDAEADEVAEAIRAARRGEIHIDPAMAKVLMGKLREPEAPKPLDQLTDREREVLALVARGFANKQIAADLDISERTARTHVSNILAKLDLHSRTQAALFAVRAGLVEV
- a CDS encoding ABC transporter ATP-binding protein, producing MPRPFPEPKGPPAVDRYGAPVRPDRGELRRIAALFRPYRARLATVLGLITVSAGLGMVSPFLLREILDQAIPEADTTLLTWLVVGMVVIAIVTGALGVAQTWLSNVVGQRVMHDLRAAVYRHLQRLSLAFFTRTRTGEVQSRIANDIGGVQNVVTNTATSLVSNVTTVLAVTVAMILLDWRLAAFSFVLLPFFVWLTRRVGQERKRITAVRQGRMADMSSLVEESLSVSGILLGKTMGRGPELAQRFERESAELADLEVRARMAGRWRMASVQMSFAIMPALVYWFAGQSLASGSATISIGTLVAFTQLQTRLFFPIQSLLSVAVDVQSSLALFHRIFEYLDLRVDIEEADEPVDLGADGRRVTGHVTFEDVRFAYDEDAAPTIDGVSIDVPAGTTLAIVGETGSGKTTLGYLVARLYDAEAGRVTIDGVDVRDLSFASLARTVGIVSQETYLFHASIADNLRFANPDATDEDLREAAAAARILELIDSLPDGFDTVVGERGYRFSGGEKQRIAIARTILRNPPVLVLDEATSALDSQTERLVQEALDRLAEGRTTIAIAHRLSTVRDADQIAVLDRGRLAELGTHEELLATGGRYAALAARAGTADGAVVA
- a CDS encoding peptidoglycan-binding domain-containing protein, yielding MIPAAASHRSARRGHALALLLAVLAASAVGSPAVQAKPLEKGDRGDRVEKLQQMLGLPADGVFGPGTLRAVKRFQRRHRITADGIVGAGTWRMLRRARDARRSRSRARARASAGAGQGVSRSRSRATRILQRRLGITADGVFGPGTERAVKRFQRRRGLTADGVVGPGTWHALGVRGRPVLKRSRRGRAAGRPGVPVAVLRAIAAANRIARYPYRYGGGHRSFTDSAYDCSGSVSYVLRGAGRLRAPLDSSALMSYGSPGPGRYITIYANPGHTFMVIRGRRYDTTGRWQTGSRWQPEMRPTGGYVVRHPPGL
- a CDS encoding VOC family protein, yielding MIGLRALRVAGTTAPWTALGFSVRPEPLVPGLDIGTTSLDLEPAAAGIIGWTLVGEGPAQLDGLRTTWIDDPGPLRATLHPNGATRLDHVVVMTPSLQRTTGALGDAGLELRRTRDAGTPDRPLQQGFYRLGEVILEVVGDVPPEGPARFWGLVAVVPDVDALAGQLGPRLVGTPKDAVQPGRRILTVRREAGLPVPFAFLTPDPRRG
- a CDS encoding PAS domain-containing sensor histidine kinase, with translation MAGATPEAPGVARSGTTAGRRAAIDRVEALGFSLTALHAALLVVGSAVPGWGWVLVAALVAVTAPSLAGAWIVDWPLRVVLLLACSTLVVLAGDEDAQAAWTWMTLAVAVPAFHGRPPLASLYVALITATTTTVLAAASAPWSVAAPAAAAVLLVGALATGLADGLRAAEGASAVLQSRERRFGALLRDAAEVIVLVGPDREVQFVSPALGRVLGHADTTGMGDDWLGLVHPDDRATVLQLARRVRAMPGTPVSAELRARHADGRHVWIHLRVVDLTANPDVGGIVLSFHDISDQKDAASEERLRISRDLHDSVSQALFSMTLQSRAAQLQLERAGLDPQSPARRTVTDVADLARGALAEIRALIFELRPRALVEEGFVSAVRKHAAAVGSRHRVAVVVEAPAERIPVGEAVEEHLFRVIQEAVGNAARHAHAERITVDIATAGEPPWVTVTVQDDGRGFDPAARFDGHFGLETMRERVAVLGGQLRIDSAPGAGTTVAVAIPAETGGALVTPARGSA